A genome region from Sphingobacteriaceae bacterium GW460-11-11-14-LB5 includes the following:
- a CDS encoding SusC/RagA family TonB-linked outer membrane protein, giving the protein MSKIYNQRGVLLYLGRICAGKAKILAVLLLVLSGSFSAFAQTVIVGTIKDNKGITLPGVSVRVKNTSVGTLTDAAGKYSIKVPDGNQTLVFTFIGFTTQEVTLNGRSTINITMDDGAQGLNDVVVIGYGTAQKKDVTGAVSSIKATQLENENPNSVTDILRGNIPGLTVGFNNSAKGGGDLLVRGKTTLTGTTTPLIVLDGVIFIGQLSDINPNDIESVDVLKDASSLAVYGAKAATGVVAITTKKGKSGAPTITVNTNFGMATLAQDQPVYDGPGFLNWRADVQRSGGVNPPYIYNDPNNLPEGVTLTQWLNGQTTTNPTDLWLSRLGLLANEKANYLAGKTTDWYDMLFVTGQRQDHTLSLSGKKEEVSYYMSLGYLKNESIIAGGGFSTFRTRLNLEGKAAKFLTLGMNLQFADRDEGAIEAQFSQLPDLSPYGDFYNADGSLRRIPTDDNGLNARNPFLDRTYNSRLQKQSTLFGSLYAKVQLPFGITYQANFSPGLDQYRTFNHQSSKNPNVTIPGGSASRAQETRYNWQLDNLLKWNRTIARDHNIDVTLLVNAEKYSTWYTIASNEGFAPTDVLGFHNIQSGNKPTVSSDDKVYTGDALLARVNYSYKGRYALTGSVRRDGYSAFGASKKRANFPAAAVAWTVSEENFLKPVKWIDFLKLRLSYGINGNREIRDANNVIDPYVAIQTLTGGKYQSVSGSGTPGEVNTVVNSPRLGNPNLEWEKTKSLNLGLDFGFLNNRINGSIELYDKKTSDLLIGQSLSSASGYANVIANLGRVNNRGFELSITSKNFTGGNITWSTSANLSLNRNKIVGLATPNDDPGNGWFIGKDIDVIWEYQILGVWQENEVAEANKFNKGIKPGDFKLLDVDGNYVYNDLDKQFIGYKSPRFNWSFRNDFNIYKNFDFSFQLISSWGQLRADNQTKNQPGSVGFGRSSSYVIPYWTPGNPLNDYARLNSGLSGVSFNAYRKSSFIRLNTIALAYSLPKDFLGKLRIQNAKIYANVSNAGVYAPNWNQWDPQTADNNGNPVPTPRVYTFGLNVTL; this is encoded by the coding sequence ATGAGTAAAATTTACAACCAAAGAGGAGTATTGCTATACCTCGGGCGTATCTGCGCAGGTAAAGCAAAAATTTTAGCGGTTTTGCTGCTGGTGCTGTCCGGGAGTTTTAGCGCTTTTGCCCAAACCGTTATTGTGGGTACCATTAAAGATAATAAAGGGATCACGCTTCCGGGCGTAAGCGTAAGGGTAAAAAATACATCGGTCGGAACCTTAACCGATGCTGCGGGTAAGTATAGCATAAAGGTTCCTGATGGCAACCAAACCCTGGTATTCACCTTTATCGGTTTTACCACACAAGAAGTGACCTTAAATGGGCGAAGCACCATCAATATTACGATGGATGACGGTGCACAAGGCCTTAACGATGTAGTGGTCATTGGATACGGTACTGCACAGAAAAAAGATGTTACCGGTGCGGTTTCGAGCATTAAAGCCACGCAGCTGGAAAACGAAAATCCAAATAGTGTTACCGATATCCTTCGTGGTAACATCCCGGGTTTAACGGTTGGTTTTAACAATAGCGCTAAAGGTGGCGGAGATCTGCTCGTACGCGGAAAAACAACGCTAACGGGGACCACAACACCGCTGATTGTGTTAGATGGGGTTATTTTTATCGGTCAGCTGTCTGATATTAACCCTAATGATATTGAATCGGTTGATGTACTTAAGGATGCAAGTTCGCTTGCGGTTTATGGAGCAAAAGCAGCAACCGGTGTAGTCGCCATTACCACCAAAAAAGGAAAAAGCGGTGCACCAACCATTACGGTAAATACAAACTTCGGGATGGCTACCCTGGCTCAAGATCAACCTGTGTACGATGGTCCAGGTTTTTTGAACTGGCGTGCCGATGTACAACGCAGTGGCGGGGTAAATCCACCTTACATTTATAACGATCCCAATAACCTGCCAGAAGGCGTAACGCTTACCCAATGGTTAAACGGGCAAACCACCACCAATCCAACCGATCTTTGGTTAAGCCGTCTGGGTCTTTTGGCTAACGAAAAGGCCAATTATCTTGCCGGAAAAACAACCGATTGGTACGATATGCTTTTTGTTACCGGCCAACGCCAGGATCATACCCTCAGCCTCAGCGGGAAAAAAGAAGAGGTTTCCTATTACATGTCCTTAGGTTATCTTAAAAACGAAAGCATTATTGCCGGAGGAGGCTTCAGTACCTTCCGTACCCGGTTAAATCTGGAAGGTAAAGCGGCTAAGTTTTTAACGCTGGGTATGAATCTGCAATTTGCCGACCGCGATGAGGGAGCTATTGAAGCCCAGTTTTCGCAACTGCCAGATTTATCTCCTTACGGCGATTTTTATAATGCAGATGGCTCTTTAAGAAGAATCCCTACCGATGATAACGGCCTCAATGCCCGTAATCCTTTTCTCGACCGGACTTATAATTCAAGGTTGCAAAAACAAAGCACTTTGTTCGGTAGTCTTTATGCCAAAGTGCAATTGCCGTTTGGGATCACTTACCAGGCAAATTTTAGTCCGGGTTTAGATCAGTACCGCACCTTTAATCACCAGTCTTCTAAAAATCCAAATGTAACCATACCTGGTGGTTCAGCATCAAGGGCACAGGAAACCAGATACAACTGGCAGCTGGATAACCTCTTAAAATGGAACCGGACTATTGCAAGAGATCATAACATTGATGTAACGCTATTGGTCAATGCCGAGAAATATTCTACCTGGTATACCATCGCCAGTAATGAAGGCTTTGCACCAACTGATGTATTGGGATTTCATAACATTCAAAGCGGTAATAAACCAACCGTAAGCAGCGATGATAAAGTTTATACGGGCGATGCTTTACTGGCCAGAGTGAATTATTCGTACAAAGGTCGGTATGCTTTAACAGGCTCTGTTCGTAGAGATGGGTATTCTGCTTTTGGAGCCTCTAAAAAACGGGCTAATTTCCCTGCAGCGGCGGTAGCCTGGACCGTAAGTGAAGAAAACTTTTTGAAACCGGTTAAATGGATCGACTTTTTAAAACTGCGTCTATCTTACGGTATCAATGGAAACAGAGAAATCAGGGATGCGAACAACGTCATTGATCCATATGTTGCCATCCAGACTTTAACCGGAGGCAAGTATCAATCCGTTAGCGGTAGCGGTACACCAGGAGAGGTGAATACCGTGGTAAACAGCCCGCGTTTGGGTAATCCAAACCTGGAATGGGAAAAGACAAAATCGTTGAATCTTGGTTTGGATTTTGGATTTTTGAACAATAGAATCAACGGATCTATTGAACTTTATGATAAGAAAACATCAGATCTTTTAATCGGCCAGTCCTTGTCATCTGCATCGGGTTATGCAAATGTTATTGCCAATTTAGGTCGTGTAAATAACAGGGGGTTTGAGCTGAGCATCACCAGTAAAAACTTTACAGGTGGAAATATTACCTGGAGCACTTCAGCAAACCTGTCGCTTAACCGCAATAAAATTGTTGGCCTGGCCACACCGAATGATGATCCGGGTAACGGATGGTTTATTGGTAAAGACATCGATGTAATTTGGGAGTATCAAATTTTAGGCGTATGGCAGGAAAATGAAGTAGCAGAAGCCAATAAATTTAACAAGGGCATTAAGCCAGGTGATTTTAAATTATTGGATGTGGATGGAAATTATGTGTACAACGATCTGGATAAACAGTTTATCGGCTACAAAAGCCCAAGGTTCAATTGGTCGTTCCGCAACGATTTTAATATCTATAAAAATTTCGATTTTTCATTCCAGCTTATCTCAAGCTGGGGACAGCTTAGGGCCGATAACCAGACCAAAAACCAGCCCGGAAGTGTAGGTTTTGGCCGATCGAGCTCTTATGTTATCCCTTATTGGACACCAGGTAATCCCCTTAATGATTATGCCCGCCTAAACTCGGGTTTAAGTGGGGTTAGTTTTAATGCTTACCGTAAAAGCTCGTTCATCAGGTTAAATACCATTGCACTCGCCTATAGCCTGCCAAAAGATTTTCTGGGCAAACTCAGGATACAAAATGCAAAAATATATGCCAATGTAAGTAATGCGGGTGTATATGCCCCAAATTGGAACCAATGGGATCCGCAAACTGCAGATAATAACGGAAATCCTGTTCCAACACCTAGAGTTTACACTTTCGGACTGAATGTTACCCTTTAA
- a CDS encoding RagB/SusD family nutrient uptake outer membrane protein, giving the protein MKKMNITYKKIIPFVALALLLSANGCKKSNLDSELLSQLEPQTALTSVAAMKAAIAGIGANVRREFTGDMAPIVTESIFSEVAVDGTTDKTTQAQDMDTRITPDANLDNPDFNRIGFYWTEGFRGVRMANTVITYIDNVTYKDEAEKNAILSAAYFYRAYYYYRLVHQFGDVPLNLKDITSPKLDYFSTRREVILKKMQEDLLFAEKWLKDNVDRGDVTKGACSHLLTKVNLALGDFDAAITSANNVINSGTYSLMRNRFGSTAGDASKNVVWDLHRMDNKAIPANREALFLTIDRETLAGATDLGSQVMRNCVPAWHFANLKTPSGATQAIVDGVNVEIPLTLMYGRGIGRYRGTAYSTKNIWTDNTDYRHAPGMWMNMTDLVYNNPAIKTGSNVAERALYGKPLVDVTPGNVNNMFLNKGLDTIRHFFGWPHYKTFINSTNALAADKYWTPPRGTNTDWYIFRLAETYLLRAEAYYWKGNLALAMADLNQVRSRANAALLTDASAINIGTILDERARELFYEEPRKTELTRIAYIFATTGKPAYNGKTYNLASFSDNNFFYDRIIEKNDFYRNKVPTVLGVNFRISPYHVLWPVPAAAQRFNTEGRINQNKGYTGYENNVPALDKIP; this is encoded by the coding sequence ATGAAGAAGATGAATATCACATATAAAAAAATAATTCCGTTTGTGGCCCTGGCCCTTCTGCTGTCGGCAAATGGATGTAAAAAATCAAATCTGGATTCAGAATTATTGTCGCAACTGGAACCGCAAACCGCTTTAACGAGTGTAGCGGCGATGAAAGCGGCTATTGCAGGCATTGGAGCCAATGTGAGGAGAGAATTTACAGGCGATATGGCACCGATCGTTACCGAATCTATCTTTTCGGAAGTTGCTGTAGATGGAACAACGGATAAAACCACACAAGCCCAGGATATGGATACCCGGATAACACCGGATGCCAACCTGGATAACCCCGATTTTAACAGGATCGGGTTTTACTGGACTGAAGGTTTTAGAGGGGTACGTATGGCCAATACCGTTATTACCTATATCGACAATGTAACCTATAAAGATGAGGCCGAAAAAAATGCTATTCTTAGTGCTGCCTATTTTTATCGTGCCTATTACTATTATCGTTTGGTACACCAATTTGGCGATGTGCCATTGAATTTAAAAGATATCACCTCCCCTAAACTGGATTATTTTTCTACCCGCCGTGAGGTGATATTAAAAAAAATGCAGGAAGATCTTTTATTTGCCGAAAAATGGTTGAAAGATAATGTAGATCGTGGTGATGTTACCAAAGGTGCGTGTAGCCACCTGCTGACCAAAGTTAACCTTGCTTTGGGTGATTTTGATGCAGCCATCACCTCAGCCAACAATGTCATCAACAGTGGGACGTATAGCTTAATGCGGAACCGTTTCGGGAGTACCGCTGGTGATGCCAGTAAAAATGTGGTTTGGGATTTGCACCGGATGGATAACAAGGCCATTCCTGCCAACCGTGAGGCACTTTTTTTAACCATCGACAGAGAAACGCTTGCAGGTGCTACCGATTTGGGATCGCAGGTAATGCGTAACTGCGTACCTGCCTGGCATTTTGCCAATTTGAAAACACCATCTGGTGCCACCCAGGCCATTGTTGATGGCGTTAATGTAGAAATACCCTTAACTTTAATGTACGGCAGAGGGATTGGGCGCTACCGTGGTACCGCCTATAGTACCAAAAACATCTGGACAGATAATACCGATTACCGCCACGCCCCAGGCATGTGGATGAACATGACCGACCTGGTGTATAACAATCCTGCTATTAAAACAGGAAGTAACGTTGCTGAAAGAGCGTTATATGGCAAACCTCTGGTAGATGTGACCCCCGGCAATGTAAATAACATGTTTCTGAACAAAGGTTTAGATACCATCCGCCATTTTTTCGGCTGGCCACACTATAAAACTTTTATCAATTCTACCAATGCACTTGCGGCTGATAAATATTGGACGCCGCCAAGAGGAACCAATACCGACTGGTATATCTTCCGTTTGGCCGAAACCTATCTGTTAAGGGCTGAAGCTTACTATTGGAAAGGCAACCTTGCTTTGGCCATGGCAGATTTAAACCAGGTACGCTCGCGGGCCAATGCAGCTTTGCTAACCGATGCTTCGGCAATTAACATCGGCACCATACTGGATGAAAGAGCAAGAGAGCTGTTTTATGAGGAGCCGCGAAAAACAGAACTTACCCGCATTGCCTATATCTTCGCAACGACTGGAAAGCCTGCCTACAACGGAAAAACCTATAACCTTGCCTCTTTCTCTGATAATAATTTCTTTTACGACAGGATTATCGAAAAGAATGATTTTTACCGCAACAAGGTGCCTACTGTATTGGGCGTAAATTTCAGGATTTCTCCATACCACGTGCTTTGGCCGGTTCCGGCAGCAGCGCAGCGTTTTAATACAGAAGGCCGCATCAATCAAAATAAAGGGTACACCGGTTATGAAAACAATGTTCCGGCCCTGGATAAGATTCCATAG